The proteins below come from a single Hyperolius riggenbachi isolate aHypRig1 chromosome 8, aHypRig1.pri, whole genome shotgun sequence genomic window:
- the LOC137527977 gene encoding S-antigen protein-like, producing the protein MILLQTGACALILLIIQCQSAALPVMGPGQQGEPKEQASDEDLQSGQRSIEEEIEHMARRFGDRVKQCCRDSLPHYESTQNCFHKPRGMTEDENSPCFKAFQQCCLQVKAYSQTPSRVHSVSMVESGQQTEGEPGQQTEGEPGQQPRGEPRQQTEESLGQQTEEEPGQQTEGEPGQQTEGEPGQQPRGEPRQQTEESLGQQTEGEPRQQTDREPRQQIEEEPGQQTEGELRQQTEEEPGQQTEGELRQQTEEEPGQQTEEEPGQQPRGEPRQQTEGEPRHQTEELLGQQTEGETRHQTEELLGQQIDELLGQQREDGMEEQTEGEPRQQPRGEPRQQTDRKPGQQREELLRQQTEGELRQQTDGEPRQQTEELLGQQTEELLGQQTNSEPGQQTEGEPRQHPMGEHRQQTEGEVEEQTEEEPGQQTEGGPRQQTEGEPRQQTEEEPGQQTEEEPRQLREGDPRQQTEELLRQQTEGEPRQQTEREPGLQTEREPRQQTEGEPGQLREGEPGQQTEGELRQQTEELLRQQTEGEPRQQTEREPGLQTEREPRQQTEGEPGQLREGEPGQQTEGESGQQTEGESGQQTVELLGQQTEVEPGQQRVGESRQQAQGEPRQQTEGELRQQTEVLLGQQREGEHGQQSEVESRQQTEGEPGQQREGEFRQQTEELLGQKAEGEVEEQTEGESRQQTDREPGQQPEELLGQQTEVEPGQQREGESGQQTDREPRQQTEELMGQQTEELLGQQTEGGVEKQTEGEPGQQTEGEPRQQTEGGVEEQIEGEPRQQTDREHRQQTEVKPEEQTEGEPGQQAEGEPGQQTEGGVEEQTEEEPGQQTEGEPGQQTEVKPEEQTEGESGQQRQGEPRQQTEGEPGQQTEVEPRQQTEGGVEEQTEGEPRQQTEGEPGQQTDREPGQQTEVKPEEQTQEESGQQRQREPQQQTEGEPGQQTVVKPEQQTEGENRQQTQMKPEEQTEEETEEQTEEEPEEQTEEETEEQIEPEHFPGGDKEGQMLQPSLQFSKPETDRKSPIHPANKPVQSGQMSSEEE; encoded by the exons TTCCTGTGATGGGGCCCGGACAGCAGGGGGAGCCGAAGGAGCAGGCCAGTGATGAAG ATTTACAAAGTGGCCAGAGAAGTATAGAAGAGGAAATCGAGCACATGG CTCGGCGTTTTGGCGATAGGGTGAAGCAGTGCTGCCGCGATTCCCTTCCCCATTATGAATCAACACAGAATTGTTTCCATAAGCCGAGAGGAATGACTGAAGATGAGAATTCGCCGTGTTTCAAAGCTTTCCAACAATGCTGTCTCCAAGTCAAAGCATATTCCCAGACACCGTCCAGAGTCCACAG tgTTTCTATGGTGGAGTCCGGACAACAGACAGAGGGGGAGCCCGGACAGCAGACAGAGGGGGAGCCCGGACAGCAACCAAGGGGTGAGCCCAGACAGCAGACAGAGGAgtcactcggacagcagacagagGAGGAGCCCGGACAGCAGACAGAGGGGGAGCCCGGACAGCAGACAGAGGGGGAGCCCGGACAGCAACCAAGGGGTGAGCCCAGACAGCAGACAGAGGAgtcactcggacagcagacagagGGTGAGCCCAGACAGCAGACAGATAGGGAGCCCAGACAGCAGATAGAGGAGGAGCCCGGACAGCAGACAGAGGGGGAGCTCAGACAGCAGACAGAGGAGGAGCCCGGACAGCAGACAGAAGGGGAGCTCAGACAGCAGACAGAGGAGGAGCCCGGACAGCAGACAGAGGAGGAGCCCGGACAGCAACCAAGGGGTGAGCCCAGACAGCAGACAGAGGGGGAGCCCAGACATCAGACAGAGGAGTTGCTCGGACAGCAGACAGAGGGGGAGACCAGACATCAGACAGAGGAGTTGCTCGGACAGCAGATAGATGAGTTGCTCGGACAGCAGAGAGAGGATGGGATGGAGGAGCAAACAGAAGGGGAGCCCAGACAACAACCAAGGGGTGAGCCCAGACAGCAGACAGATAGGAAGCCtggacagcagagagaggagttGCTCAGACAGCAGACAGAGGGGGAGCTCAGACAGCAGACAGATGGGGAGCCCAGACAGCAGACAGAGGAGTTGCTTGGACAGCAGACAGAGGAGTTGCTTGGACAGCAGACAAATAGTGAGCCCGGACAGCAGACAGAGGGGGAGCCCAGACAGCATCCAATGGGTGAGCACAGACAGCAGACAGAGGGAGAGGTGGAGGAGCAAACAGAGGAAGAGCCCGGACAGCAGACAGAGGGGGGGCCCAGACAGCAGACAGAGGGGGAGCCCAGACAGCAGACAGAGGAAGAGCCCGGACAGCAGACAGAGGAGGAGCCCAGACAGCTGAGAGAGGGGGATCCCAGACAGCAGACAGAGGAGTTGCTCAGACAGCAGACAGAGGGGGAGCCCAGACAGCAGACAGAGAGGGAGCCTGGACTGCAGACAGAGAGGGAGCCCAGACAGCAGACAGAGGGAGAGCCCGGACAGCTGAGAGAGGGAGAGCCTGGACAGCAGACAGAGGGGGAGCTCAGACAGCAGACAGAGGAGTTGCTCAGACAGCAGACAGAGGGTGAGCCCAGACAGCAGACAGAAAGGGAGCCTGGACTGCAGACAGAGAGGGAGCCCAGACAGCAGACAGAGGGAGAGCCCGGACAgctgagagagggggagcccggaCAGCAGACAGAGGGGGAGTCCGGACAGCAGACAGAGGGGGAGTCCGGACAGCAGACAGTCGAGTTGCTGGGACAGCAAACAGAGGTGGAGCCCGGACAGCAAAGAGTGGGGGAGTCCAGACAGCAAGCACAGGGGGAGCCCAGACAGCAGACAGAAGGTGAGCTCCGACAGCAGACAGAGGTGTTGCTCggacagcagagagagggggagcATGGACAGCAGTCAGAGGTGGAGTCCAGACAGcagacagagggggagcctgggcaGCAGAGAGAGGGGGAGTTCAGACAGCAGACAGAGGAGTTGCTCGGACAGAAGGCAGAAGGAGAGGTGGAGGAGCAGACAGAGGGAGAGTCGAGACAGCAAACAGATAGGGAGCCTGGACAGCAGCCAGAGGAGTTGCTGGGACAGCAAACAGAGGTGGAGCCCggacagcagagagagggggaGTCCGGACAGCAAACAGATAGGGAGCCCAGACAGCAGACAGAGGAGTTGATGGGGCAGCAAACAGAGGAGTTGCTCGGACAGCAGACAGAGGGAGGGGTAGAGAAGCAAACAGAGGGGGAGCCCGGACAGCAAACAGAAGGAGAGCCCAGACAGCAGACagagggaggggtggaggagcaaATAGAGGGGGAGCCCAGACAGCAGACAGatagggagcacagacagcagacaGAGGTGAAGCCGGAGGAAcagacagagggggagcctggacaGCAGGCAGAGGGGGAGCCCGGACAGCAGACAGAGGGAGGGGTGGAAGAGCAAACAGAGGAAGAGCCCGGACAGcagacagagggggagcctggacaGCAGACAGAGGTGAAGCCGGAGGAACAGACAGAGGGGGAGTCCGGACAGCAGAGACAGGGAGAGCCCAGACAGCAGACAGAGGGGGAGCCCGGACAGCAGACAGAGGTGGAGCCCAGACAGCAGACagagggaggggtggaggagcaaACAGAGGGGGAGCCCAGACAGCAGACAGAGGGGGAGCCCGGTCAGCAGACAGATAGGGAGCCCGGACAGCAGACAGAGGTGAAGCCGGAGGAACAGACACAGGAGGAGTccggacagcagagacagagagagccCCAACAGCAGACAGAGGGGGAGCCCGGACAGCAGACAGTGGTGAAGCCCGAACAACAAACAGAGGGCGAGAACAGACAGCAAACACAGATGAAGCCGGAGGAACAGACAGAGGAGGAGACGGAGGAACAGACAGAGGAGGAGCCGGAGGAGCAGACAGAGGAGGAGACGGAGGAACAG